GGTAGTGTCACTCTCTGGTCCCCTGCACTAGCTTCCATGCAGAGACATTTCCCAACGGAGGGCcgcagcattatccccattttacagaaggggtaactgaggcacagaagtcaCCCAGTAGGCCAGTGACAGCGTGGGGAGTGCAACCTGgagctcctgattcccagtccagtgtgCTGCACACTAGATCAGACTAGCTCTCAGCTGTGCTCCCCCAGTGGGAATTCCTCAGGAAGGGCCTGGATTGCTGGAGCAGGCAGCAGCGCTCCTGTGGGCCCGGGGCTGGCTTGTCTGCACGTGGTGGGAGCGAGGGAGGGGAATAGATTGGAGACAGTGAAGTGTCAGCCCTTCCTTGACGTTCTCCTCTCCATGGCGTCACCTTCCTGGCCTTTGGGAACGGCGCGCCCGATGTCTTCAGTGCTGTGGTGGCATTCTCCGACCCCCGGACTGCCGGGCTGGCTATCGGCGCTCTCTTTGGTATGAAAtggcacctccccctcccaaggaCCCCCAGCGGGCCCAGCCCCAGCTCGTCAGTCCCTCTCCCTGCATATCTCCTCCCTCCACTGCCCATGGCTCAGCTTCCTTCCTGGGGGGTGTTTTCCCTGGATCCGTTCCAGGCCCGATGGTTTCATAGCACCAGCCCGCAGCACGGTGCCTTGCTAACCaactctccctcacccccagcatCTTGGCATAGACTATCCTTACATGGTGGGCATGGTGTCCTGACTtctgtccccccagccccactctccaGTAGATGGGGGGGCCTCCTCTGAGATAATCATTGGTGCTGATGCAGGGcgtggccagcaggaggtgctgtaggGTCAGCGTGCCTGTCAGCTCCTTGCTCTGAGGGCTCTGGTCCCGCAAGGTAGCAGGAACTCAGCGGTGGCTTTGCAACCCAGTCCCTCTGCCCTGGGCTTGATGCCAGGTGTGTTCCATTCGCCAGCTGCCCACCCGCAGACATGCCAGGGCAGCGGGAGGTGgccagcagctcagtggcagggaGCCGGTTTCCTGCCAGCTGCCCAGCGGTGCTGACTGGGCCCCGTTTGTGTTCACAGGCGCAGGCGTGTTTGTGACCACGGTGGTGGCCGGCGGGATCGCCCTGCTCAAGCCCTTCACGGTGGCCTCCAGGCCGTTCCTCAGGGATGCCATCTTCTACATGGGGGCCGTGTTCCTGACCTTCACGATGCTGTACTTCCGGAGGATCACGCTGGCGGGGGCGCTGAGTAAGTCACCGGCCGGCAGCCGGCAGATCTGGGGGGGCGAGGAGCCAGTGGCAATAACCACCACCAGGGGGAGCGCAAAGGGGCGGCTGGCGGAGGGCGAGATCCTGTGGCTGAGGCGGGCGGCGTGGACGGGGGAGGCTGAGAGTGAAGCTATTTCCCCCTCTCTGGCCAGGCTACCTCGGGCTGTACATCTTCTACGTTCTGACAGTCGTGATCTGCACTTGGATTCACAGGCGGCAGCGTGGGGAAGGGTTGTCCCCTGCCGGCTCCGGCCAGCCAGGTAAGGGAGCTGCCATGCAGGGGACCCATCAGGCCTCCTGGGTCCCCACAAACCACTCACGCTCTCGAGCTCCTTCAACATACCCACCTCCCCCCTTCTCTCATCTCCTCCAGATCGTGCGTCCGACCCGGAAGATGAGGATTCCCTCTCCTCCAGCGTTCACAGCGAGGAGTACGGTAGGTCTTGTCCTGGCCaggtggggctgcaggggccaaCCGGGACATGCTCAGCATTGTCCACCTCCATCGTCATGAGTGGGCCATGAGCATCTGCGCTATTTCAGTGGCTCCCCGATCGGCCGTGCTTGTGCTCAGTCAGTGGGAAGCCTGGGGCTTGGTGAACAGGGAGAATGGATTTTCCTTGTGTGTCAGGACAGAGCCATCCCAGGCCAGAGCTGGGTTGAGGAACGAGCACTTACACCCCTGTCCCCAAAAGGGGCTGATCACGCACCAATCCCCTTGGCAAATTTTGGACAGAAGAAGAAGAGCCTCCCAGGGACGTAGGGTCCAGCAAGGTCCTTGTAGTCTGTGAAGCTTAAGaaacccagcccagctcagccttTGCGCCTCTCTTGCAGAGGAGGAATAccggcccctgctcccctccgAGGAGGGGACTCTACAGATCCTGACCAACTCCATGAACCCTCTGGATCGCAGGAAGTGGAGGAGGAAATCCTGCTACTGGAGATTCCTCAAGGTTTTCAAGGTGCCTTGGTCACAGCCCCTTGTGACTCCTCTAGCGTGTGGGGCGGGAAGCTGGGCTTGTGGTGCAATCTGGGGCGTGCCGTAGACATGGGACACCCAAGGAAACAGAACATCCTTGCTGCTGACACAGACAGGTCCCCTCTCTCGTTCTGCCAGCCCACTCCCAATGAGGGTAGAGAATCATCCTAGGTCTCCCTTCAGCACAGAGAGGGGACCAGCCTCTCACAGTGCAGCTCGTGAAGGCTGGACACTTGAGCGATCTGGCTGAGCTGTCAGGAGCCTGCTACGATGCATCTCCGGAGCAGCCTGCCCTATATCTGCTGGACACGAAAGTAGGGTTGCTGGTCCAGTAGGCAAATCTCTCAGAGGTGGCCTGGATGTGAACTGGGGATAGAAGTGAAGGCTCCCAGCTCCCACTCCACCAGTCACTTTCTAAGGCCTCACCCCACATCCACCGGCGAAGTGTCCGGGTCACTCACAGGAGTCCggctgggtcccccagggctGCAGTGAGCTCTTCACACTCCTCTTAGCCGAGAGAACTCTCCAGGCAGGGGAAGGCCAAGCGCAGAAGTCGCAGCCCAAACAGTGAAACTTGGGTACCTAAAGGGAGGCAGCCCAAATCCACGGTTGGGCACCTCTGTAAATGGCCTGTTTTCAAAAAgggagtccccctccccccaccgagAACAGGCCGGCAGGGATCGGCCTTTGAAAACGTTGGCTGGTGTTTCTGTGGGGATCTGCTGGGGGCCACACGAGAGCTCTCCCCCCAAACCTCTGGCTTTGGAGAGAGGGAGTTCTGCGAGGCTGGGGTCCGCGCGGAGAAGGCTGCTCTCTAAAGCCCACCTGCAGGTTCAACCTCATGTAAGCTGCCTCCTTGGGGGCGGTCTCTTCCCAGCTGCCGGTGGAGTTCGTGATGCTGCTCACGGTGCCCGTGGTGGATCCCGATCAGGAGGACCACAACTGGAAAAGACCCCTCAACTGCCTGCACCTGATCACCAGCCCTTTGGTCTGCATCCTCACGCTGAAATCTGGTGCCTGTAAGAACCTGGCGAGCTCCCAGCAGTACCCCCTTGGCAGAGCCCTGGTCCCACGTGTGGGCATTCCACGGCCATAGGCGGTGCAGCTCGCCCGGCTTTGCAGCTGGAATCGAAGGGAGCAAGCGCAGCAGCTGCACCGTGTGTCTGGCCAAGGCCGCTGGAGCGATCGCTCAGGAAGTCGAGGCATTGCTCAACTGATCCTCAGGCCACTTCCCTCTCGAGTCCCAGCGTCTGCTGGGCACCGCTCGGCCGTTCTCGGCGGTGAGCTAGAGGAACTGAGCACTGTGCTGGGGGCTGGCAGGAGAGCAGAGGCCCTGTTTGCTTTGCCGgggtaggggaaaaaaaatcaagacaaggGGTTTTAGCCCAAGATGTCCCTAATCCAGTATAGTTGTGCACTGTTTCTATCAGCACTggacctccccccacaccaccccaaacccacccagaggtggctgcatttcagtgctgggggaaTCCTCAGCTGCTTTACAGCTGGTAGATTTGGCTTTGCTGCTCTGACCGCCCCACCCATGCCGGTGGTGTTGGGGGACGAGGTGGGGAGAGTGCGGAGTGCATTGGACTCTGGGAGTCCGCACCAGCAGAACTGCCCCTCGGGGGCCACAACAAGCTCTTAGGCTAATTTAACTTGTACGAAGGATCCTGACCAGACACAGGTTCGGGGGCTTGGAGGCCCCTGGCAGCCCATCCTTGAGCTCAGCTGAGGACGGAGACCCTGCTTCCTTCCATGGGTCCCTGGTGGGTCCCTCCGTGCTCTGAGGGGCAATTGGTACCCACCTTGCCCAGTTGGCATTAGGCTTTCCCAGCACCTGGACGTGCTGATCCTCATcatggctctctctccccctccctacccccctgCAGATGGGCTGTATAAAATCCAGGGGGTCTTCCCAGTCTGGGGCCTGGGAATCCTGATCGGTGCTTTCCTGGCTGCTATTGTCTTCTGCACTACAAAGAACGAGGAGCCGCCCAAGTATCACTGTGTAAGGACCCCTGGCATCACAGCCTCCATCCGCCCCTCCCTGCCCGACAGCTCTGTGGCCGAGGGGGACACCGCCCCTCCCAACCCTTCAGCTCTGTGGCCACGAGGACCCCACTCCGGCCCATCTGCCCCTCTTCCACCCAGCCCATGTCCGGGAAGAGCCACAGGCCTGGCTCATGTTCTGGCTGCCTGTGgagaaagccaggcagggaaaGGACCCCAGCCTCACTGCGAGGCAATGCTAGCTGGTGAACTGCCCcttcagagagggagggagggagccaggctatgccccagcgctggggtgaGGAGGACATTACAGAGCTGCCCCAGAGGCTCTTCCACCCAGCCTGGAGGCACGGATCTCAGGGTGGACCTGCGCTCACTTGCTCTCTCTCCTGGCAGGTGTTCGCCTTCCTGGGTTTCTTGGCCAGCGCCCTGTGGATTAACGCAGTCGCTACGGAGGTGGTCAACGTCCTGCGGACCTTAGGCGTGGTCTTCCAGCTGAGCAACACCGTGCTGGGCCTgacgctgctggcctgggggaacaGCATCGGCGGTGAGCGGATCCATGCGCGCGGCAGAGAGGCGGATTTCCCAGCGCAGGCTGGACGGTCCTGGGCAGCATTTGCTGGCTCTGGAGCCAGGGGCAGGCCAAGCAGGAGGGACTTTAATTTGGGTCCAGCGTGTAGTCAGCTGTATCCAAACCCCGGCAGAGTGACCTTGGCAGCTGGTGTGGGTGGAGGACACACGCCTCTCTGATCTCCAACAGGAGGACGTGGTGGGTTAAGCTTGGAATTCATGCCTCCCAGTGGCAGTATCTTTATGGCTTCCATTGCCACCGTTACACCAAGAGTAGCCACCAGCTGTTTTGCACACGTGGCATCCTTAATAGAGGATGTCCCCTTCAATCCCGGCACCGAAGGCTGCCATGTATTGGGAAATCCAGGATTTTGCCACTGTATTGATCTCGCTGCTCTTGATGGCGGTAGCTACGTGGTGGCATTTCCAGCAGGAGGTTATGGCAGGGAAGCAGCTTCCAGTGCTACAGACCACTTAGGAGCTGTTAGCCTGTGTCCTCTGCTTGTCTCCAcggaggtgccagggctccaTTCCCAGCAGGCTGTGCCAACTCATGCACAAGAGTCATGGTTTTCTGGTGCAACCTGCATCTAAACCAGGAGGTGAGGGCTGCATCTCCCCCAGGACTTTTCCAGTGCACCTTTGGATACACACCGTCCTCTGTGCAGCATGGCTGGGACTGCATGGCTGAGGAGTGAGCCAGTCCTCAACCACAAAAGCATTCATGCAGCATCCAGATCCCACTTAGGGACACCTCAAAAGAAGCCCACCTGTAGAGATTGAGCCTTCCTCACGCTGAGTCTCATGAGCTTAGAGGTTGCCATCTGCAACACTGGCGCATGCAGACGATGTTTGTTGTTCTTCCTTTGCAGACACTTTCTCAGACCTCACCATGGCGCGGCACGGATACCCCCGCATGGCCTTCGCTGCTTGCTTTGGGGGCATCATCTTCAGTATCCTTTCAAGCTTGAGCTCCTTTGGGCAATTGCTAAAtcaggcagcatggcctagtggatagagctcTGGACTGAGCcgcaggaatcctgggttctgttcacagctctgtcactgacttgctgggtgactttgggcaagtctccgtgcctctatttccccatctgtaaaacagggataacaatactgacctcctttgcaaagcGCTTTGAGAGCTGATAAAAGCTAGGTGTTATTAAACTTGTGCCTAGGGATTTTCCTCTGCACAAGTTTACAACTCCCTGTTTTTTCCATCTAGCTGTGTAGCTACAGGGGTCAGGATCACGGACTGGTGCAGACCCCACACTCGTCTCTTAGGAGTGTGTAGCTCTGCATGCTGACACGTATAGAAGTCCCATGCAACTGCAGTTGGTCCAGGATCCCTCACAGGAGGTGTGATGTGGGTAGGGTGGCTGGATGCACGAGCCCTCTGTTTCCAGAGTGAAGCCTAGGTTAGGAAGGAGCCTTGGGGATGTATGATTGAGGCACTCTGGCAGAGCTGTGCCAAGGAAACTTACATGGACTCTGCCTGGTGTTAGCATGGGCTTAGCTTTGATTTTTAGTGCAATGACCCACCCGCCATCCCTGCCCAACATAGTCACAAGCCGAGCCAATCGTAAATCACAGATTAAGTTGGACTTAGAACTTCAGGTTTTCAGTGTGGCAGGCAGACCGTTAACCCTCGTAGGATCCAGGGCTGGTAGGCAGCAGTGGCCATACTGAACGGTTGGGAAaacgggggtggaggggaggaaagaGATCGTGACTTGGCCCAAGCCACATGGCAAATTAGTGCCAGGGGCAGGATTAGACCCCAGGAGTTCCTAGCACCAAGGCCCTAGGtttcccctggctgggctgaaaGATACACATTCAGCACCTGCAATCAGGGAGTCTGGCTAGGAAAGGAAAACCAGGCCCATTTGCCCAGGGGAGGAACATGTGCACCCCAGGAGGAGCCATCTGGACCCAGCTCTAGAGGTGCCCTTTTTACTCCTGCTCAGTTGATCTCTCAGGTAGTTGTAGGGTCCCCCATCATGGTAGCAGCTGAGAGCTGGGGTGCAGCCGGCCTGTACCCAGGTCTCTGAGCCATTTGCAGGCCCTGGATTGTAGGACTTTGTGGAGAAACAAGCCCTTTCTCCAGGGAATCAGGGTGGAGAGGTCTCAGCtgtctcttccttccctccttcgcCAGGTTAGACTGGTCAAGCCCATTTCTCACCAGACAATCCAGCTGTTTGTTGGCCCACTTTTGCCCCCTAGTGGCTAGTTCCATTTCCTACAGGGTTTTTTTCCCTGAGCCTGGCCACAGATATGCTGGTGGGAGTGGGACTGGGCTGTTTGCTGCAGATGACAAGCGGCCAGCTGGTGGTAAAGGTAGGGCTGTCTCTCGCTGACTTCATGCTCCTCCTGTGCACCGGAGAGTTGGCTTGTCTTGCTTTTACtcacctgctctgagcagggttaggTGATGCACTGGCTTAAACAACCAATGTCCATGTTACAGCTTCCACTTCTGTGCTGGTAAATGTTCGCTTTGAATTTTCCCCCCCGTGTAGCTGTACGCTGGGGGTGAACACCCATCGCTCTACGGTGGGAGCTGTGGGTGAAGACACAgctgagaaaggagggagagaccaCATCTAGAGTCAGATAGAGTGGTGGGCCCCTCATTGGAGACAAGGATTATCCTAGCCCTTTTAGGATTTACTTCGGGAACCCCTGTTCTTGGAGTCTCAGAAGGGAACCTATTTCTGGCAGGTGGCTCCTGGCTGTACAAGGTTGGCTGGTGGTATGGAAACCCAGAGTGCTGATGCACTGTATTGATGTACTGACCCCTGAAGTAACCACGTGGCACCAAGAATTAACTCTCGCCTTTCCCTTCTCAGCTGGAGCTGGATGGTCTTCTGGTCTGGATTCTAGCTGGAGCACTGGGGCTGAGCCTGGTGTTTTCCTTCATATCAGTGCCGGCTCAGTGCTTCCAGCTGGGCCGAGGGTACGGAGTCTGCCTTCTCCTCTACTACCTGACATTCCTCACGGTAGCTTTGCTGACGGAGTTCAAGGTGATCCGACTCCCTGCCCTCTGACGGCATCGCCGCCGGACGCCATCTTGTCTCTTAGCACCTCTGGCGAGAATGGTGGGAGCGGGTTGATGAGCCTGCAGGGCCAACCTGCTGATGGTGAAGGGGCAAGAGGCGACGGTGGGACGGgccagatgcaggtgagcaactgGCATGAGACTTTCCACATTGGCTGGCTGGGCCAGTTCTATTCCCAGTGACTCACTGAAGGACACACCACCAGGAGGTGAGGGAGATGGAGCTCCCTTCCTGGCGAGCACAGCTCTGGAAACGTATCCATTTCTCTACACTGAAGGCATGACGACCATTGGAACGTCCCACCTGGAGGACGCGTGCTTTGGATCCTGTACACTAAGGTTCGCGTGACCCTGCCGCCCCAGGAAAGGAAACTGGAGCGGCAGGAGTTGAGGCTACATTGCTGCTCGGTTTAGACATCCTCTAGCCCAGAGGCTACCCAGCCAAATGAGAGCTCAACCCAGGGCTGCCTGGACTTCGTCCCTGGGACTCCACTGCCAGTATTGACTCCCAGTTGATTTTTGTAAGGAAAGGGATTATTTAGATTTAGAATAGGGGCTGGTTTGTTAATTAAAGATTGGTTTTCAGAGGAAGGCTTTGCATTACATTTTAAGTGGGGATCAGTTTAAATCCCTGCTGCCGTAAGTGGCATTTTGCAGCTGCACAGAAAGGGGGGCGTTTTTTAGCCTCCCCCCTATAGGACAAGTGACCGTTATTCATGGCACAATAGAACGATTCTGTGAAATAACTGTTTCAGTGCAACTTTGAAAGACTTCTCAGTGTTCCAGTGGCTTCGATACGTACCCTTTCAGCCTCTGGAAACCTAGGTTAGGCTCAGATGCTTTATGGAAGGgttacaaaataaaacatttcagtgCTTTCTGCATAGTGCGGTCGTGGTCCAGGACTGGGCTCACAGGAGCTATTACAGCACATCTGTCCAGCcatggagcagtggggaaataCATCGCTACAGGGGCAAATGCAGCAGCACTGTGGCACAAGCTTGTACCATACCCAGCTGTGCTGGGAGTACATTTAACCTACTCTAGTGCTGACGGGAAGTAGCAGTCGTCTCCCTTCAATAGTGAAGGACCCCTGAACAGCAGTCACATGTGGATTAGTTTgccattaaagaaaaaaaacaatcctCCCGGTTTCCTAGGAAATTGCATTGTCATGGCTTTCTTTAATCCTGTGTCAGCACTGTGCTTGGACTGAATGACCACAAGGGTTAGTCACTGGGCCTTGTGCAACAGGGATGGCAAGAAGCCTGGTGAAATAAACTTACCCATCAACACACAGGCAGCCCAGGGAGTGGAGACAGCACGAGGGGGAGAGGAAATAGTGGTGAACATGGATAAAAGCACCCTGCTTAAGGGTTCGAGTTGTGGCCGCTTCAAATGCCCAGAGAAGTGAACTGCACAGTTCTAAGAGATTGTTCTCAGGTGCCAAATCTGCACAAGATTTAAAAACCATCTGAAAAAGGGatatttgagaaaaaaaaaaagcccattttcaaaagtgacaggcaCTTCGGATCTTAAATTGCACTGAAAGTCAGTGAGACCtgggctcctaagtcacataCAAAAATGGGatctaggcacttctgaaaatttcacTCTAGACCACAAGGGACAACTCCGGTGGGTTGGAGAAAGGGAGCAGCCCGTTTACAAACTCCTAGGGTTACTTAGCATTTTAAATGTAACACGCAGAAGTTTCCGGCAGCTTTTAGAGTGGGGGCAATAGGGGGGGGTCTCTGCGCCTAGCAACTGCAATCTAAGGAGGACAGGGATCCTCTCAGTTTGCCAATAGCTCACCCACAAACAAACTAGTTCTTGAAACGGACACAGGAAAGAGGAGCTGAGGAAACTCTCTTTATGTAGCAGAGGATGTTTTTATTAATGTGCCTGAAAATCTACAGACTGTTGTACAGACATGTCCATAAAGTTATTTATAAACAAACCGCCGGCATACAAAACCCTGCAGTGTTTCCTCCCTTATCCCTACAAAATGATTGTCTCTGTAGTCACGGTAAGTCAGTGTCTaagaaggggatggggaggacAATTGGAAGGGGATGCCCCGTACTCAAACTTTTTTCCCTTGCGACTGTTAAGTCATTTGGAAAAAGTAACTTCTACAAACctcctcagtttaaaaaaaaaaaatacagtgcaTATTTCAGGCCAGATCAAAATCTCAGCAATAAAACCACAGAAGGCAGAGTAGCACTTTTACTCTGGAACACGTCTTTCAGCAATCCTGTGCTCCTTTCATCACGAGGTCTCTCCTGAAAACTCCATGTTCTGCAGGTTCATACCCCCAGGAGTGCAAAAAGGCCTGAATGATGGCTTTGAAAAtcatctttttttcccttccctaaCAGCTGCATTTGTTTTTAACCCTTACAATCCTGGTGCTTTCCATCCTGCCAGCAATAGAAGTTGTGCTTCTGCAGCATCCAGAGACTAGTGTAGAGTGAAACACCAGAGCTACGATTCCATGTGTAGCAGCAGATGTGCTATTTTCAGTGCTGCTCATCAGGGAGTGTCCTGGACGTGATCTACACAATTTGGAAAATGGCCCCAATTTCTCAAGAGGGAAGCTTGGCAGGGCTCAAGTGTCACGTCGTAACTCTGGAGTCCAttgcacacaaaaaggaagcaAAGAGTTTCATTTGAGTCTCCAATGAATTCCAGAATGCAGCAGTGAGGACAAGCAGCATGCAGTGGGTGCAGGCATGGCGACTACCATCTCATTCACTTAACCAGAACACTTTGAACCACTACCCATAGAGGGGGAGGTTGTCAAAAGCATGCGAGACTTAAGTCATCAGGAACTGGGCTCTTAAGACATTaagatgtttttgaaaaaaaaatctcaccataGGCCATAATGGGAATGACAGAGCAGCTCCTAAACGAACAGTGCAGCCAGCTGTGGAAACGCTTTCCCTTCCCTCAATATAGTGCAATATGGTCCTTCTCAGTGGGTCTAACTCCAAGGATGAGGGGGTATTACCTTACGATTAATGCTGTCTGATTTAGGAGGGAGGCAGTTTCCTATGCAATAGCTTTGGAGTGCAGATTGCCAAAGGGATTCCTAAAAGCTCTCACTTCATTTAGAGGGACCCACCCACCCGAGACAGCAAATTTAAAAGGAGAGATGCCATGGCAACCTCTCCTTTGACCTGCCAATGCACATGTGCCATGACTACATGTTTTTATAATACTGAGCACTTTCCATCCACAGACCGTGGCGTGCTTTACCCAAGTGGGTTTTGTTACTCCCAGTGCGTGGAAACAGAAgcacacagagattaagtgaccttGCCCATGGTCATGGAGCAAGTCAGAGCAGAGACTGACTCTGCATGATACAGAAGAACAGGTGGATGGAAGAGTTTTCCACATCTCTAAGTCCAGTTCTCCCATTAGAAAAGCTTCCCAAACTGGCTCTGATTCATAAAATAGTGGTTCCCAGAGCTGGCAAAGTTTTTGCAAGAGAGAaggcaaagaaagagaaaagttcCCTTGTGGTCACATCAACCTGCCTGGGAAATGAAAGGCGACATTACCCTGGTGGTGACTGCACAGAGGTGCTGTGcaggcacatgcacacacacctccCCAGCACTTCTCAATCCGGCCCCACATGAAGCTCAGTCACTAACCTTGTGCTGTCTCATTCTCATACCAGGCAAAGATCTTCCACTTATAAACTGGAGGGTGGAATGGCAAAGGCTCAGAATCACCGTCCTGTGGAATTTGCATCTCACCTACTAACAGATCACCAGAGTTTTGGGATTTGTCAAATGGCTCCCAGCCTGCATAGCACAGAACACTAGAGAGAGAACTTGGATAGCTTCACCAAGGGCATTGCTCCAGAACTCTGTCAAGTTTCATAACTTTTTAGTAAGGACCCAAAGAACTACTGGAGCTCAGTCCTACAGCCATCCTCCAAAGAACAGATTTAAGAGGTTGGATGAGCTACTCCGGAATGAAACAGGGAGTGTCTCTAGAATGGTCACTAAGCCTAGGTAGTTAGGAAGAGGCAGAACGGGAGTAGATTAAAGTGGTAAACTTCTCACCCAACCCCACCTTGCTGGATACCAGTTGGGGAGGGAAATACAAACTTGCTCCCTGATTCTTTTATTTAAGAATTAATGGGTTAAAGAAACTATATTTTAAGCACAGGACTTGAATATTAGCAGCTGGGTTCAGTattatttccttcttccaaagGATTAAATATCCCTCCCCATGGTTTCCGACTGGTAGAACTAGTCGTAGGCCCGTGTTGGGGAAGCATAAGCCAGGAAGACCAACCGAGTATTCTGTACCAGATGGTCACCAGTCACAGATGCAGTGATAGGGTCTTGCTGAAGGGTTATATtataactttatatatatatttttggttCCAGCAGTCGTATTTTGAGTCCTCTGAGTCTTTGCTTTTCATTTATTCAAAGCAACTCATGATGTCTTCCAGGGGAAGAGATGTTTAAAACCAAAATGTGACTGATATACTGACTATATCTATATACATGATAAAATACTATGGGATTATTGCATAGAAGAATGGTTTGCACTAGCTTGGCCTAAATAACGGTCTGCGAGCGCTGCCTGAGGCCCGAGGACAGCATGCGGTTGCCGGACGGGAAGACATCTTCTTGCCACTGATATTCTTCTTTTCTGGAATGCTCTTCATACCACTCCTGAACAGAGGGAAGAACACGCCCAATGAGAGAAGTCTCCTCGCCATACCATACTACTCTCCCTCAGGCCCCTCTCATTGTCCTGAACAGCcaccctctcccctttccctgtgAAACACAAGAGGGGTACAATACATCTCAAGCGCTTTGGCAGTAGTAAATAGCGAGGGCTTAGTTACACTCTCTCTTTTCAGGCTTCTATAAAACTCTGTTTTTCCTCCAAGGCAAAGTTTGGATACAACTGGAGCTGCTGTCAGGAAAGGGTTAACTAAAGCATCATTGTAATATTTGCAGGATGGAAGTCCTGAGCCCTCAACTCCTGGTTAATGCTTTGAACCCATTGCCCCACCTGCAGTTTGCCACAGCAGGATGCACTGGGAAATCCTGGGGAGGACGTTTAATCGTTCAGTGACATGCCTCCTTTGCAGGCGTTTAAGATTCATTTGCTAAGGGCAGACTGGTCATTTCACTCGCTATAAATTAGAAGAGTCTCAGCAGATTCTGACCAACACTAACGATAAGCACCAGGGTTATAGTCATTGTAGGAGCCACAGGTCATCCCACTGCTAGCAAGAGAAGGGACACCAAAAAGATGCAGAGATTAACTCCTTTGGTATCCATCATCATCAAATTAGTCATGACAAATTCCTGTGGAGTTAATGGCCCCTTCCCTCCAGAGAGGGATTTTTCTGGTGCACTCCTCTCAGTGTACGAGCCTACCAGTGTTTGAAAAGGCTCCTGATGTTTAGAGCGTGTCAGCAGCTTTTCAACAAGAGGTTTTTGTTAAAACCAAAATG
The Mauremys mutica isolate MM-2020 ecotype Southern chromosome 16, ASM2049712v1, whole genome shotgun sequence genome window above contains:
- the SLC8B1 gene encoding mitochondrial sodium/calcium exchanger protein isoform X5 — its product is MALGPVGQRASCILGVLWTLSCGAGASGADAGSRGVGSRMPPQLEIGSKSDGIRYAQHQDRPADCWEVRTRNSSEWCHFIRSTPDCQTDSGFLNYLNGVFCLFPSGLLPLAVTLYGLWLLYLFLILAVTAEKFFCPNLSAISTNLRLAHNVAGVTFLAFGNGAPDVFSAVVAFSDPRTAGLAIGALFGAGVFVTTVVAGGIALLKPFTVASRPFLRDAIFYMGAVFLTFTMLYFRRITLAGALSYLGLYIFYVLTVVICTWIHRRQRGEGLSPAGSGQPDRASDPEDEDSLSSSVHSEEYEEEYRPLLPSEEGTLQILTNSMNPLDRRKWRRKSCYWRFLKVFKLPVEFVMLLTVPVVDPDQEDHNWKRPLNCLHLITSPLVCILTLKSGAYGLYKIQGVFPVWGLGILIGAFLAAIVFCTTKNEEPPKYHCVFAFLGFLASALWINAVATEVVNVLRTLGVVFQLSNTVLGLTLLAWGNSIGDTFSDLTMARHGYPRMAFAACFGGIIFNMLVGVGLGCLLQMTSGQLVVKVAPGCTRLAGGMETQSADALY
- the SLC8B1 gene encoding mitochondrial sodium/calcium exchanger protein isoform X4, translating into MALGPVGQRASCILGVLWTLSCGAGASGADAGSRGVGSRMPPQLEIGSKSDGIRYAQHQDRPADCWEVRTRNSSEWCHFIRSTPDCQTDSGFLNYLNGVFCLFPSGLLPLAVTLYGLWLLYLFLILAVTAEKFFCPNLSAISTNLRLAHNVAGVTFLAFGNGAPDVFSAVVAFSDPRTAGLAIGALFGAGVFVTTVVAGGIALLKPFTVASRPFLRDAIFYMGAVFLTFTMLYFRRITLAGALSYLGLYIFYVLTVVICTWIHRRQRGEGLSPAGSGQPDRASDPEDEDSLSSSVHSEEYEEEYRPLLPSEEGTLQILTNSMNPLDRRKWRRKSCYWRFLKVFKLPVEFVMLLTVPVVDPDQEDHNWKRPLNCLHLITSPLVCILTLKSGAYGLYKIQGVFPVWGLGILIGAFLAAIVFCTTKNEEPPKYHCVFAFLGFLASALWINAVATEVVNVLRTLGVVFQLSNTVLGLTLLAWGNSIGDTFSDLTMARHGYPRMAFAACFGGIIFNMLVGVGLGCLLQMTSGQLVVKLELDGLLVWILAGALGLSLVFSFISVPAQCFQLGRGYGVCLLLYYLTFLTVALLTEFKVIRLPAL